The DNA region GATAAGTCTAGAACTCATATTTCTGTCTGGAATGAGATGACTGGGTCAAGTGGCCACGACAAGGTCAGGGTTTTTATTCCTAGATAATGACAATTTAGATGTCTAAtctggagagagaaagaagttatataaataacattttaaaGGTCGTAAAAGACTAATTTAACCCTGAAAGTTGGAGGATTGGACCATGGCCATAAAATTGGTGCCTTGCCTACCAGGATTTTGTTGCCTAAGATAGGAATATGGGCCATCGGGTAATGCGTGTAGGAGGAGGCAGTACTATTACTTACTGGTGCGAAGAGTACGGAGTCATGGACCACACAGCCAtttattttgattgttgggtTGTTGATTGTAGATATAAATGAAATGGAAGACATTCTTGACTTGTTACCActgatttattaaaataaattaaaaatacaaacataaaataGATAGAAAGAATCTAAAATTtcaatctttatatatatatatatatatattcggacttctttttaatttgaatatattttagtatttttttaataaatcgtGCAGCACTACATAATGGTGCCACTTTAAGAGAATCATTTAAACGAAAAGTTTCAAATAGCCAAATAGTCGTACTAAATGAAGTCAAGAAGCACATGTGCTTGGCACTTCGGCCACAAAAAGATTAACAAAATAGTGACAGTGAAAGGTTCACATGTATTTGTAAAGAGTTTTACTACGTACGAACAAAATAacgtatcaatattgatttatttgtattcaaaatttaaattaacactattttctataaaatatattttttaatcaatcttattagattaatacacatattagtatgcaattatacttacaactagatttttctatttaaaaaataatctctatataataatatattttgagagaAATTATAGAGTTATTTCTATATAACTTGTTTATAactatgtaataaaataatattattttaaatttttatttagacTCTTATTTATGATTTGATGGGTTTAAATTTagtagaaaatattattatattttttaaatcatatagTAATTGTGAAAAAGTTGCAAGGCTATCACTACTTTTTGTAACTAGAATCGTTCTCTGCGCAATTAGCTGCGAGAAAGGATCCGATCTGTCGCTAGATAAGGATTGCAATAGCTGGACATGAAGGATCATCAGCTATTTGTCAATTTTCCACTCCTCAATCAGCTGCATCTTTCTCAATCTCTGCAGAAAACTCTTCTGGGTAAATTCCAAAACAGCTCTTTATTAAGGAAAGGTGCTCTCGGTTTCAGAAGTCATCTATACAATAGAAAACTACTTCTAGAGGAAAACTTAACTTAATTAAACAACTTTGCATTGGCATATCCGTGACTTGCGTCACCCCAAAACTCCAGGTTCCCCCTGCTTCAAACTTTAATTCCTCATTCAAAACTGGAGGGAGAGGAGATTCCCCTGCTTGAGCAATCTTTTACCTTTCCACGAGAAGCTAACAGAATGGGACATTGCTTATATCCAGACGAAATACCCAATTCCACTGCTTTTTTCTGTACATAATGCAGTCAGAATAGCTCATTAAAAAAGCCCTATGGGCAAACATGGATTTGGCTGGCAGGCAGGCATCGCACTCGCTTTACGGTGTATGTATGTGTCATCAAACACAACTGCAGTCGCTCGATTCAGTTTCCTAATCAGCACAAAGTTGCCTTGATTAATTGGACTGGTGAAGTAGCAACCAATTGCAGTGGTCAGCCGATTATGATTTAGAACTGGTATAGAACCTAGAAGAGTTGGTAATGCAATCCCTCCCTGATTTGGGGACAAAAATATGAATTGCCTTACCAAGTATTCTCTAATCAAATCTTTCTCTAAGTGACATGAACAACCAACCAAAGCAGTCCATTATGGGCCACGACAGATGAAGTAAATGATACCCAAAGATAATAGAAGGAACTCGTTCAAACTCCATGTCATAAACTCCCCAAAAGATCCTGAGCTTCAAAAGATTCTATGAAAGGGCTGTAGCTGCAGATATTAAACCAACATAACAATGCAAAAACATCAACGCTTCTGTTAAATACTCAGCCCTGTGGAACTCTTTCGTGATCTTGGCGATCCTTTTGTTCTTCACAACGTTGCAAAAGCTCCTCATAAGCTCTCAGGGAGTTAGCTGTGAATCTCTCCATGGCCTCAAAAATTTTCTGCAGACTTGCCTGCAGACTACTATTGTGTGTGTCACTCTGATAGACAATCTCTCCAACTGAGAGACGGTTACCGTCCCCAAAGACCATAATCATTTTCTTGTCAAACGTCTGGATCTCCTTCTGTATCTTTTGGTCCCCTCTATCCAAATTCTTAACTTTCCTCTCCGGGTCCTTGTTAGCCATCATCCTTTGGGGCATTTCTAGCTTATCTTGTTCCCAGATCTGAATCACACTCATGCTAAAAACACGCAAAGAGTCCATCACTTCCTTCTCAGATAATCTCTCCAGAGCTTGTGACCACTGATTACAGATTACAAAAACAGGCGGTGCACCAATCCTACTGGGTGAGAAAGGAGCTACCCCATCAACTGTTTCCTCAGGTTCATACAGAAGACATTTCAGAAGCCAATTATTCAAGGCTCTCACATATCCCTTCTGGGCACTAATCCAACTAGAGAAAGTGACAGTCCACCGAATAAGCTCATGCACAAACTCCGAAGTGGCACTAATATGACCATCACCAAGCTTCTTGCCTGATCCAATCGGACCTAAACCTTTGGCTTCTCTGATTGCTTGGCACTGACTACGATGGCATTCAAGCATACTTTTCCACATTCTGGTTAGCCTGAAGGGAAAGAACTCCACATTAACCACGATCAAGAAAATAACAGTCAACCGTAGATAATATATACAAAAGCATATGCACAAGGGCATCAGTGCCCAAGTTCCAAAGTAGCATTCATCAAGAAAAGGAAATGCATGAAGAGCATACATAaagatatacatacatatatatataaagagcaaaaacaaaaacaaaattgatGTCGATGtctacagaaaaaaaaaaaaaaaaaaaaaaaaaaaaaagagccctCATCTGTGCTCTAACTGAGGTAGTTTCCTGCTTCCCTAATCaccatataattttatataacctGACCAACACACATTTTTAGAAACATACACACGCTACTTTCTTTGGCTTCCAGCCGAAGCAAGTAAAATCTCCCCAATTAACATTATATAAGCTCTCCTTCCATAATTTGAATGATATGGTATCAGGAAGCTCATCTGATACCATTCTATATTTGGGCAGCGTACATCCATGACTAGCTCAACCTTGGCCATCTATTTTTGTCTAAGGAAATCAATAAACAAAAGTTTCAACAGTACACAACTGGCCCTCCAAAGTTAGTTGCAAATAACAGGTTACAAATTTCTATAGGTCCTATCCATCAGATGATTTGAATTTGGATACCTTCATGAATGTCTCTCCTCACACACCTATGGTATATGACATGTTGAAGCAATCATATAATTGATACCTAAATTAGTGTAGAGACTGAAACAGAGCTAAAATCATATAAGTTAAATATAAATAGACCCTTCCATCTTAGCATACACTTGCAAACATTTTAAACAGGACCTTGAGCTAGGACCCATTAACTGTTCAGTTCAATTTTTTCTCCTTGTTCTTTAGTAAGTATATAATTCATTGAACAACACAGGCAAGGTGGCCCTATCTTAGATAATAAGTATCAACTCCAATGAAGAACTATGATGCCCcaagataaagataaaaataaaaaacagtgcAAAAATTTACTAGTAAAGTTAAGAGATACTAAAAATGCCATAAAACTTACCTAGCCAACAAGAatcctcttgtatacttcttgtgtacttgggctatgcctatttatggtaataaaactcttattaattataaaaaaaaaaaagaaacttaattCGCAGGATAGCCAGGCCAAAGTTTAATTTGCACAATTCTTTTACCTAATCATGCGTGATACTTTATTTCAACATCTGGATGctagttaatttttattttttatttttaaaaaaaggtgcTATTATGTGATACCTCCTTCTAAGCCTACAATTCCTCAGTTTTGCTCTTTATTCCTCACCCTGGCTTCAAAAGTCACTGATGCGAGTAATAACAAGGTTTCAAAATATCCTAAATCCAAAGTCATATCCCTCCTCAAACAATGTGAAAGAGTGACCACTGATCCTACCTACGCCATGGACCAAGTATAAATGATACCCCAACctgcacccaaaaaaaaaaaaaaaaccacggGTAGGAAGCATTTGAACTTCCAAATATCAGTAAGACAAATCAAGACAATTaaagactttttattttatttttggttaagAAGACAACTGAAGAATATTGATAGTGATCTATCAGATTTGACAGTATAAATAAAGCATGCGATAGGAAACATACCACTAACAATAATATTTAAGTATGCCACTTATAATCAGATAAGCATCCATAAAAGCCATAAAATAACTGTGACATAACAAAGTAACACGAATAAGAGATATCAAAAGCTGCAAAAAATGATTGCTAGCTTTATAATCCACATACCCTTGAATTAATTCATTTAGTTGTGGCCAAAGCTCTTCATCCCTAATCTTACTAATTGTCACGGATATCTTATCAACAACCTGAATTGCCATTCTTATTTTTGTAGACAGATCCCTTATTAAAGTACGAGTTGTATCAACCTTGTGAGCCTCGGCGCCCCTTTCATCTAAGCGCTTCAGCTTATCTACTTTCCTATCATAGATCACCCGCATCTTTTCCTCCGCCTGCAAAACAAGACAAAGTTAATAAATTGGAGAAAACACAAAAGAACAGAATTAGGATCAAGGCAAAACTTTGGAACATAACCGATGtcatattattgaaaaaaacCACCAAACGGATCAGGACTCATATGCTTGGAACAGCACACTGACTGAGACTCAGTATAAAACACACAGGTACATAACATTGCAAAAGgataagaattttgaaatgATCCCAACTTAATCGCAGAATTCAACATGATCTAAAACACACCCATACCTTAACTTCGTTATAGAGTTTTTTTTCCCAAAGATACAGCTTTCGCAAAGTAGACGAAATATTTCTAGATCTCAACCCCACGACATATTCATCCATGTCCGACTGAGCTGGACCACCCTCGTCAGTACCGGCTGATGAGTCGGCACCCTTAGAAGTAGGAGGCTGTGAGGATACCATGGACATTGACGGAGTAACCGCGTGCAACATCTTGGAAGAAACTGGTTATGCAAAGATGCATCAAATCGACATTTAAAAGAACAGACAAAGAAATCTAACTGAATCATGCCGAATATATTAGAAACCCAtttcacaaaaagaaaagcattttTATGATCCATAAACCATCGACGCACTCTAATTCGTCACCAAAACCAGGATTTAAAATGCAGATCAAGCAAGATGATAGTAATTTTACAATCGAAAGCTTCGGAGAGCAAAATTTACAACATGAGTAAAAAATGGTACCTTGATAAACACTATGTTTACGGTTATGAGGAAGCTTTCCCACCTCAAGCATTTTCGCAATCTCATTCCCCGATTCGGAAGCTCTCTCAAACTGAATCTCAATTTCCTTTGCCACTTGAACCACACTCAGAGGACCCTTAAACCTGGCCCTAGTCTCCTCGGATCTCTCCTCATCACCAGCAGCTTTGTCTTCCATCACATGAACGTCATACTCCCTTGCATCATTTTCCATTGCAGCACTCGGTCTCGTCTCGTATGGCAACGTCGAGGCATCAGTGTCGTCCACCACGGCCTTGGAATGCTTCCCActcccaccaccaccaccacttcTACCCGCATCAGCTACAAACTTCTGATCCCCGTGAACTTCCTTCACCACCTCGTGCTGGTAATCCTCGTCCTCCAAGTCAGGAATCCCCTCCTCCTCCCTCAGCTCCTTTGAATCATTGCTCGGCGAGTAGGCCGCATAGTATTTGTcgtaactctcgaacgggttaAAGAAATCCCACGCTGAAGATTTCGGCGGCGAGGGTGGAGGGGGTGGTGGCTTCTTCGAAGACGTATCCGCTTCATTTAGCGAATTAGCATAGTAACCACCaccataattattataattggaATTGGGGGGCGAAGCAGACCCATAATACGCATACGCACTAGAACTAGGATTACTGTTTCCATAATTAGGAAAAGGCGGATAACCAGAATAAACAGAAGAAGATTCACCCATCTGCACCGTCCCTGAATCCGCCGGCCTCTGCTCGTACACCACCGAAGGCGGCGTCGGTTTATTCTGCATATAATTCATGTGCATAAACACGCCGCCACTGCTACCACCACCTGGAAATAAACCTTGAAACCGATACGAACCTAGCTGTCCTCCTCGTCCTGTTTGATCCGTATCCATGTATTCCATATTACCAAAAGGCGTAGAGTCCCCCAAATGGTGGTGGAGCGAGCCTAGATCGTTGTCTTCTGAATCCGAGCCGGAGTTGAAATCTAGGTGACCAGAGTCTTCGTGATGAAGGGGAAGCGAGTCGCCCTTTTTGTGAGGCGGGAGGTTGAGCTCGGGGGAATGTGGTGAAGTCACTGAAGTGGAGGAATGTGTTAAATCTTGCTGGATGAATCTGCGGAGGGAGTGGCCGATTCCTTTGAGGGAGAGAATGTAAGCGAGGTGGGCCTCGGCCAGAGCGTAGCGCTGGTGGATTGCCTCGTCCAGGAAGGTAAGCCGCTCCCGGCAGAGAGCCACCGCGGGGAGATCGTCCACCTTGGAGCTGGAGCACCCcatccaaaatattttattatgaataaaaactgaaaaccTCAGTGGAAAGTATACAATGAAAGCCcaacaacaaaaaacaaaagagcaaGGTAATTTACGgctgggaagagagagaggggcatgagtgaagatgactttgattgtgACGGTGGGAGTAGGTGATTAGGGTTTGTAGTAGTAGcagcagaagaagaagataagggaaaaggagaggaaagggaaaggaaaagaaaagaaacgaaaagaaaataaaagaaaagaaaggaaaggacaGGGAGGGGGGGAATCTTATGCCAGCGCGAAGATTTTGTCGTCGATTTGTTTGTAGCAGCAGAAGAGAGTGAGTGAACTGTGAACGTGAAaccacgagagagagagagacacagagagCAAAATATGTATAAATCTGTGTTCGTGCTGCTTCGGTgaaaatttacaattttttatagaCATACGCgcgcgcagagagagagagaggagaggggaTGGTGTTTGGTTTGTCGGAAAGTTTTACGACTGCGGCCGCCTCCGAAATTTCTGTCTAAATTTGGACCCTCACACTATGTATTATTTagatcaaaaattttatcagCAGCTACTTTTACGAATATTTTTTTGACACTTTAATATATgattagttttgtattaaaaaaaattaatttaataaatcatattaatagaatgtacgaagaatacgtaaaaataattatacgtaacattatttattttaaacacaaaaaatttatataaaaataaatttataaattaacataatttgatacaatataataaaatataaaattatttttattataaaatagatttaacatctcatataaaattacattaatatataaatttatttatacgtGATCCTTCTATATATAACAgctctttttcatttattactatttctgATTCCAAggatttgaaattaaatttttattacaaaCTTGAAATTTTAACGACAACTCCAcggaaaataagaataattagaAATTTCGGGAAATTTAAGAAGTAATATCTgagcattaaaaataaaagaaaatgttaaacTTCAACAGAACGTGTGCTCATATTCTTTGATTGAGCATGTTCTTTGATTGCAGTAAAAAGGAAGGATGACATCgtcagtcttttttttttaatagttaaaaaaataaaaatatattttagtcacttaaagaaaatataaaaaataaatttataatttgacattATTTGATAtagtatgttaaattataaaattatttttattataaaataaatttaacgtattatatagaattatgttaatttgtaaatttattttttaaaaatatctttttgtaTTATAACACTTTTAATAAATGAgtcctatttttatttaaaaataataataataacatagatcattaatatattattaccaaaaaaaattccatttaactctatattatacatttatttatttatttatttttattaaatatgtgctGTAAGAATTATGAGCAAAATACCAactttaatttaataagaatcaaaataataaaaataataaaaaataaagtctaaTGTGGAATATAGAGAGCTTGTTTTTTAAGCACGTTAGTTAATTTTTGTCTTAAACCCCCAATGGAGAGACCATGATGTCAGCATATCAGATAGTCATCATCATGCATGGCATGCAAGGCATAGATTTTGTACACgtcattttagaaaagaaatttaattttctcattttaaaCGATCTATAGCTGAAAGATTTTGTGAAATAATCAAGAGAATATATTAAGATGTCGACATATTCAAAGTCACGAGCGATCAGCCATTTGACCATATAATGTCGTTGTGTTTGAATTTCCTAGTATTGGATTTGGCGTCTTCCTTCCTTTAATTGCTAATTATTAATAGCCTCGCCTCGGCCGTCGCTTTCTTTTACAGagactttaatttataagaaatacTATATATCATCTCacatcacatattttatatattaaaatattattttttattttatttattttttattttattttattcttattaaactaattaaattattttatttattatctacatattacatatttattataaaaaaaattaaaataaatataatgtgtgaAGTGTAAAGATGACAAAaaaatttttccttaatttataTGTTGAAGTTTCTCGCATTCCTATTTCGTCTATTTTGGTTTACGTTAAAATTAAGatgttgaattttatttaaatatgagagagataaaaacataaaattaattttatttattattatttttgttgttatgCTTTGAAATAACCTTAAATGTTGGATTTAGAGATAGATTTAGATTTAGATCCTTATAAGAgtcaaaatcttaaaatttatatttgaaaaaaaacaaataaaatataagatttaaataaaaaatattaattttttaataataaatctcattttttttaaaacgattatacAACGTTTATATACCtactcttttaaaaataattgtgagatatttatacactctacgactgtatatagcattactcaaatcTAAATTCTTTAGTCCAAGTGCTTGaggtttataaatattaaaaaaaaacaatttataagatgattttttttttatataaacagACTGCATAAAACTTACACTGTATATGTAATATCCTCTCAagtgaagtattttttaaagtgGTTTGCACCTTTGAGTGGCTGGCAAGGCTGGAATTGTAAAGCAACCAGAAACGGGCGGAACAGAAGCCGACTCACAGCTCACTTACATGAATACTTTATTCTCACATGCGTTTGATTTTGGAATATTCAAATTCCAACCCCACAATCACATGTGGGCATGAGAGATTGACTAATCGGCCTGCCCATGCACTGACATTCCCCATTTTggaatgttattttaatttttattatgcaAAAATGGGTTATGATCTAACTTCTAAtacaatattactatatattcaCTATAAAGGCGATTCTGCTTTAAATTATTCTCtgaaaaataaactcatttataaaaaaaatattattctattcctcttggatctaattaattcgattaatatatatcaactttatgtatattttaattcGACTCATACACTATATTCCCTTGGTGCCATCACTCTCCTTGTTTATATCAAAGATTTGGTACTAACTAGGCTCATAGTTGGTgttgtatgcatgcatgcaactatCTTCACAGAATAAATGCTTTAACCATAAAGATATTctgtaaatataaatttataaattgaaattacagtttgatataatacgttaaattataaaattatttttattataagactACTTTCATTTTAAAGTATATCTAACATTATAACATACTATATAAAATCATGTAAGTTTGTAGGTTTATTTTCATAGACCTTATTTGTGACTATAACACTTCTTTTTTCATGACGAGTGACCATAATGGGGTTTAGGAAGTTGTTGAAACATGTTGGCTgattaattatcatttaaacaaggaaaaatctatttgtaagcacaattgtgcattaatatatgcatcaatttaatgtgattggttaaaaattagattttattaaaaacagtattaatttaaattttaagtatgaatgaatcagtattggtacgtaaattagtacgtaactttatttgtatgtagcaaaacttttTAAACAATCAAACATGTTTCTTTTCCTACAAGAcatgataatttaaaaaaaaaaaattatttgtaaattttttcattgaTACGTCTAATACTTTGTTAGTGTGAAAGTTTTCCGCATTAACTAccataaaaaattagagaacAATTAGGTATAAGTCTTAAATAGACAAGTCTCATGTAAGTCTTTTAAAACAAATGAGTCATactaataaagaataatttgtttactttttttaagataaagtcctttttttttataaagacttATATGAGACTTGTCTATATGGAAtatgtacaaatcatttctcaaaaaaatattagtgttttgattttcttaaaaaaatactaaatattgcatcatatagtatatttaaaaactaatttgaATACAATAGAATTCATGACAGCTTATTGTATTTACTAAAAAGGATTGAACAATTTGAAACCAGAAATTAACGAGATTTGGGATGTTTCAACCTTAATCAAAGAGTACCCTTATGGCCAATTGAGTTTAGctatatacaagtacagtcgcgcactaatctgtataccaatattaatttattcatacttaatatttaaattaacactgttttcaataaaatctactttttgatcaatcacatcatattgatgcacaaattagtgcacaattgtacttacaactatatttttcctagcCAATTAAGTTAgtacttgggtttttttttttttttgccagaCATAGCAATTAgcaccataaaatattttttcaaaatattctttGGATTTAAAGATTTTAAGTAAAGTAATACTACACATAGTCGTAAAGTGTACAAATGTcacacaattattttgaaaaaaaatagaatctattattaaaaaaaaattaatgtgaatatcgtatttacttattttttctaaataactACACAGCACTTGTgtattctataattataaatataatttctcttttaagtataaaagaaaaagacatgGCAAGTCTGCTCTACAcaatttattacttatttaaacTGTCTATAATATTTATACGAGCAACAAGAAATATTGCAAGATCTATTTAGTCTGTCTATCTCTCAAAATTTTCCGAATATAACTTGGATCCGAAAACACATCATTGCCGACTTGAACTCTAAAGTCTACATCATTGAAATGGAGAtgtgaaaattaaaaagggGAGATCATGTGCCGTTCAATAATCAGCCTCAACTGCCCATAGTAGAGTATTAATATTCACATGAGCTGCAATTTTCAGGGGTGGTTGAACAAATCGTACGTTTCTGaataatacacaaattaatataattttttttattgacaaaaaaggcattttttcatattattaataatCGTAAGTAGGTAAAAACAATGGAAATGGGTATTACGATCTAAACCAATATCTAAAGAGAAAAGCCATGGCCGGTCggttgtaaaatatatttttacagcaGGCCAATAATCACGTGCCACATATGcattttatgaaaattacaAATAGACCCACATATACCCAATGTCCTCTGTTGACTCTGATTCAACCACAAAGCTACCCCATCTCCTTTGTTATTCACAACATTCCAAGCCTCCTCCTTTCTCTCTGAACGATGATGACGACAGCCAATATGTCTTAAGTtgtcttgagagagagagagagagagagagagaatggaagtttgctgagaaaaaaatagaaagatagAATTTGTATCTCTTAGTATAATTCGTCTGAAACAAAAATGGAAATCTTTGGGGGAGTGGAGAGGCAATTGG from Carya illinoinensis cultivar Pawnee chromosome 6, C.illinoinensisPawnee_v1, whole genome shotgun sequence includes:
- the LOC122313498 gene encoding protein ALTERED PHOSPHATE STARVATION RESPONSE 1-like gives rise to the protein MGCSSSKVDDLPAVALCRERLTFLDEAIHQRYALAEAHLAYILSLKGIGHSLRRFIQQDLTHSSTSVTSPHSPELNLPPHKKGDSLPLHHEDSGHLDFNSGSDSEDNDLGSLHHHLGDSTPFGNMEYMDTDQTGRGGQLGSYRFQGLFPGGGSSGGVFMHMNYMQNKPTPPSVVYEQRPADSGTVQMGESSSVYSGYPPFPNYGNSNPSSSAYAYYGSASPPNSNYNNYGGGYYANSLNEADTSSKKPPPPPPSPPKSSAWDFFNPFESYDKYYAAYSPSNDSKELREEEGIPDLEDEDYQHEVVKEVHGDQKFVADAGRSGGGGGSGKHSKAVVDDTDASTLPYETRPSAAMENDAREYDVHVMEDKAAGDEERSEETRARFKGPLSVVQVAKEIEIQFERASESGNEIAKMLEVGKLPHNRKHSVYQVSSKMLHAVTPSMSMVSSQPPTSKGADSSAGTDEGGPAQSDMDEYVVGLRSRNISSTLRKLYLWEKKLYNEVKAEEKMRVIYDRKVDKLKRLDERGAEAHKVDTTRTLIRDLSTKIRMAIQVVDKISVTISKIRDEELWPQLNELIQGLTRMWKSMLECHRSQCQAIREAKGLGPIGSGKKLGDGHISATSEFVHELIRWTVTFSSWISAQKGYVRALNNWLLKCLLYEPEETVDGVAPFSPSRIGAPPVFVICNQWSQALERLSEKEVMDSLRVFSMSVIQIWEQDKLEMPQRMMANKDPERKVKNLDRGDQKIQKEIQTFDKKMIMVFGDGNRLSVGEIVYQSDTHNSSLQASLQKIFEAMERFTANSLRAYEELLQRCEEQKDRQDHERVPQG